The genomic interval TGAAGGGATCATGTTCCAGATCAGCCGCGAATCCTGGGACGATGTCCTCTCGCTGCTCGATCAGGGCCTGGGTTCGGTCGGCTCGCATCTGGGCTTCGTGCTGCTCGACCCTCTGCTCGACTTCGAGGATTCGGGCGCACCGGTGAAAGCCATCCTGCCTGCCGCGCATCTTGACGCCTTGCTGGCCGTCATCGACAAACATCCGCCCGAACTTGCCCCGCTGCATTACGCCGGATGCCTGCTGCGCGCCCACGGCCGCGTCGAGGAAGCCAAGACCTGGCAGGAGAAAACCCTGCTCATGAGCCCCGCCTTCTGGCCCGCCCGCCTGGAGCTTCTGACCATGTCCCTGCCGGAGCAGCAGACGACTGCCGTGTTCGAATTTCAGCTGGAGTTCCTGCTGCGCCGCGCGCGCGAGGCAAAGCGCTTTGTCTGCGGCCGTTGCGGTCTGAAGCGTGGGCAGATCTTCTTCTGCTGCCCCAAATGCATGTCCTGGCACTCCATAACCATCCGCCAGCTGCTGAGCGACGAGGCGTCATGAACACGGTCAAGGTCACGCCCATGATGGAGCAGTACCTGCGGGTCAAGGGAGAGTATCCGGGGACCCTCGTGTTCTTCCGCATGGGAGATTTTTTCGAGCTTTTTTTCGAAGACGCCGAGATCGCGGCCCGGGAGCTTCAGATCACGCTCACCAGCCGCAACCCCGGCGCGGAAAATCCCGTGCCCATGTGCGGGATGCCGCATCACGCCATCGACGAGTATCTGCGTCAGTTGCTGGACAAGGGCTACAAGGTGGCGCTGTGCGATCAGGTCGAAGATCCCAAGCAGGCCAAAGGACTGGTAAAGCGCGAAGTGACCCGGGTGCTGACCCCCGGAACCGTGGTCGAGGACATGAACCTTGATGCCAAGGGGCACAATTTTCTTGGCGCCCTGTACTGGGATGCAGATCTTGGCGGCGGTTTGGCCTGGGTCGACTTTTCCACCGGAGTCTGGTCCGGCATCCAGACCAGAAACGAGGCCATGCTCTGGCAATGGCTGGTCAAGATGAACCCGCGCGAATTGCTCCTGACCGAAACCCAGGCCCTGCCCAAGGGGCTTGAACAATGGCAGGCCAAGCTTTCGCGGTACCCGCAGAAATCCTATTTCGACGAACGCGGAGCCCGAGACAAGATCCTGCGCGCGCAAGCCGTTCCAAACCTTCAGACCCTCGATCTCGACGACAAGCCCGCCCTGGTCCGCTGTTGCGGCGCACTTCTGACCTATCTGGAGCTGACCCAGAAGCGCGACCTGAGTCACCTTTCGCCCTTCATCCCCCTGGATCTTTCATCCACCCTGCTCCTGGACGAGGTCACCGAGCGCAATCTCGAGCTTTTCAGGACCATGGACGGCCGCAAGGGGCGCGGCACCCTGTGGCAGGTCCTGGACCAGACCCAGACCCCCATGGGCGGAAGGTTGCTGGAAACCAGGATGCACCAGCCCTTCAAGGACCTAGGCAGCATCCTGCCGGTGCAGGAGCTGGTCGCCTATCTGCATGACGACGATATCGTCCGCGATGATCTGCGCCGGGCACTGGATCGGGTCTATGATCTGGAGCGGCTGTGCACCCGCATTGTCGTCAACCGCTCGACTCCCAAGGATTTTGCCGCGCTCAAGACGTCGCTGGGCGTGCTGCCGCGCCTGCATCAGGCCCTGCTTGCACTTGAGTCCCCGCCGCCACGACTTGCCGCGTTGCTGCGCGACTGGGAAAACCTGGACGACGTGCATGGTCTGCTGACCCGCGCGCTGGCCGATTCCCTGCCGCCGGTCATCACCGAAGGCGGACTCTTCCGGCCGGGCTTTGATGCGGAACTCGACGAGCTCATGGACCTGACCGACCACGGGGAGGCGGCGCTCGCAAGCATGCTTGAACGCGAGCGGACGGCCTGCGACATACCCAAGCTCAAGCTCGGGTACACCAAGGTTTTCGGCTACTATTTCGAACTGAGCCGGGCAGTTGTGGCCGAACCGCCAGCCCATTTCATCCGCCGTCAGACCCTGGTCAACGCCGAACGCTACATCACCGAGGAGCTCAAACTCCTCGAGGAGAAACTCCTGAGCGCCTCTGACCGGCGCAAGACCAGAGAATACCAGCTTTTTCTCGCCCTGCGCGAGGAAGTGGCCGGGCATCGCGCCCGTTTCATGCAAATGGCCGGAATCCTGGCCGAACTCGATTTCGCCCAGGGGCTCGCCCATGCCGCACGCAAATGGGAATGGAGCAGGCCCGAACTGCACGATGGGCTCGAGATCGCCATCAAGGGCGGACGCCATCCCGTGGTCGAAGCTGTGCAGGGCCGCTCGGGCTACATTCCCAACGACCTGACCCTGGACGACGCGGGTCGGGTGCTGCTCATCACCGGCCCGAACATGGCCGGCAAATCGACGGTGCTCAGGCAAGTGGCGCTCATCTGCATCCTGGCCCAGATGGGCGGATTCGTTCCCGCCTCCAGGGCCCGCCTTGGTCTTTGCGACCGCATTTTTTCACGGGTTGGCGCATCGGACAACCTCGCCATGGGCCAGTCTACCTTCATGGTCGAGATGACGGAGACGGCGCGCATCCTGCGTCAGGCGGGCAAGCGCTCCCTGGTCATCCTGGACGAGATCGGGCGGGGCACGAGCACCTTCGACGGCCTCTCCCTGGCCTGGGCCGTGGCCGAGGAGCTGGCCCGGCGTCAGGGCGGAATCCGCACCCTTTTCGCGACGCATTACCACGAGCTGACGGTCCTTGAGGAACGCTTGCCCGGGGTTCGCAATTACAATATCGCCATCAAGGAATGGAAGGGCGACATCGTCTTTTTGCGCCGCATGGTTCCAGGACCCGCAGACCGCAGCTATGGAATCGAAGTCGCCCGGCTGGCAGGAGTCCCGGCCTCGGTCGTGACCAGGGCCAAGGAAATCCTGGCGGTACTGGAACGGCACGCTCCCGGCGGCGCCAAGCGCAACGACTTCATCAGCCGGCAGGTTTCGCTGCCCGGCCTGACCAAGACGCCGGTCTCACAAAAACAGCCCGAGGAACACGAGGTTCTTCAGGCCCTGAAAAAACTCAACGTCAACGAGCTTTCCCCCCTGGACGCACTCACCCTGCTCCACCAGTGGAAAGCGATGGCAGGACTGTCATGAAACGCACTCTTTTCCTGTTTCTTGTTCTCGTGCTCGCCGCCTGCGGCAAAAAGGAATGGCCTCAGCCCATCGTCAGTGAGGAGATGATCCAGATCAACCACATGGAGGCCCGCATGGAAGAGGGCTGCTTGCTGATCAATGCCAAGCTGGGCGGCAGGCTGGTCAACCTCGAATTTTTCATGGTCGAGATAGAACAGGATGGCTGCCCCACCTGCCCGTTCACTCCGTCCTTCGTGCGCAAGTACTACCCCTTCAGTTCCGGGGTGTACCGCCAGGAAAACAGCTACATTTTCACCATCTGCGAGCCCCTGCCGGGCCAGACACTGCGCATCCGTCTCAAGGCGGACAACACGCACCAGATCATAGAGCCGGCGTTTTCCGAAATCATCACCCTGACCCCATCCGCCCCCTAATTCCCAAAGGAGATCAAGCATGCATTATTTCCAATACAAGAATGGTCAACTTCACGCCGAGGACATTGCCGTGGCCGATCTGGTCCATGAATACGGCACCCCGCTTTACATCTATTCCGCGACGACCCTGAAGCGCCACTACAAGGCCTTCGATTCCGCCTTCGAGGGCATCGATCATCTGACCTGCTACTCGGTCAAGGCCAACTCCAACCTGAGCTTTCTCAAGATTCTGGCCCAGGAAGGCGCGGGTACGGACATCGTCTCCGGGGGCGAACTTTTCCGTGCGCTCAGGGCAGGGGTGGATCCGAAGAAGATCGTCTATTCAGGTGTGGGCAAAAAGACCGTCGAGATCCAGGAAGCCCTCTTCGCCGACATCCTCATGTTCAATGTCGAATCCGTGCAGGAGCTCGAGCGCATCAACGAAGTGGCCGGGGGGCTGGGCAAGGTGGCGCGCATCAGCCTGCGCATCAATCCCGACGTGGACCCCAAGACCCACCCCTACGTCTCCACCGGCCTCAAGGAAAACAAGTTCGGCCTGTCCCGTCCCGACGCCCTGAAAGCCTACGCCCTGGCCAAGAGCCTGCCCAACGTCGAGCCCGTCGGCATGGATTGCCACATAGGCTCCCAGCTGACCCAGCTTTCCCCCTTCATGGAGGCGCTGGATAAGCTCAAGGAATTTCACGGCCAGTTGCTTGAGATGGACATCAGGATCAAATACATGGATCTGGGCGGAGGCCTCGGCATCACGTACAACGAGGAAGTACCGCCGCATCCCGAGGAGCTTGGCAAGGCCCTGGTCGAATCCCTCAAGGAACTGGATGTCACACTCATTCTTGAGCCCGGCCGTGTCATCGCCGGAAACACCGGCATCCTGGTGACCGAAGTGCAGTATACCAAGACCAACGAGGACAAGACTTTCGTCATCGTCGACGCGGCCATGAACGACCTTGTTCGTCCTTCCCTTTATGGTTCCTACCATCGCATCGCCTCGGTGCGTGAAGGAAACGGCGAGGAAATGACCGCCGACGTGGTCGGCCCCATCTGCGAATCCGGCGATTTTCTGGCCAAGAACCGTACCTTCCCCAAGGTTGCCCAAGGCGACCTGCTGGCCGCCTTCTCGGCCGGAGCCTACGGATTTGTCATGTCCTCACAGTACAATTCCAGAGCCCGCGCCGCCGAGATCATGGTCGAAGGCGACAAGCACGTGGTTGTCCGCAAGCGCGAGGTCTACAACGATCTCGTGGCGCTGGAGGAAGATGGACTGGCGTGCATCGGACGATTGAAGAAGTAGCCTGAAGAGGGACACAAAAAATCCCCCCGGCCGCTTTATGCAGCCGGGGGGATTTTTTGTGCGGAACAAGGAACAAATCACCTGCGTAGCCCCAATTTCCGCAGCGCCAGCAGCACCACCGAACGCCCAAGCACCGCCACCATGATCAGAGCGGCCAAGATGGAGAGCAGGCTCCTCTCCTCGGGCCCGGAGTCCCCGAGCCAGGCGTGCACTTCGAAGCCGAGCCAGAGGTAGAGGGCATCGGCGGCCATGGCGCAGACAAGAGTGGCGGCAATGATGGACCCCACGTAGATGAAAGCGGACTTTTTACCCAGCAGCCTGCCGACCATGACCATGGTGGCCGCATTGGTGGCCGGTCCGGCAAGCAGAAAGACCAGCAGCGCTCCGGGCGAAAAGCCTTTGAGGGCCAGGGCCGCCGCGATGGGTGTGCTGGCTGTGGCGCAGACATACATGGGCAGGGCCACGACCAGCATGGCCAGCATGGCGGTCAGCCCTCCACCCGGCAACATGCGGCCCAGGTCATCGGGCAGGTAGATGGTGATGGCCCCCGCCAGCAGAATGCCCAGGGCGAACCAGGGCGCAATATCCGCCAGCAGATCATCAAAAGCGAAGCGCTGGCCTTCCGCAAAACGACTGAAACGAGACTGCACGACCGGACCGCTGCCGCAGGAACAGCAGCCGGAAGCGCAGCCCGGCGCGGCGGCCACGGGTTGCAGGGACGGCCCCGGTTGTAACTCCTCGACCGCGTGTTGCCGGCCGTGATCATTGGAAACTATGTCCGGCTCCTTGTCCGCAGCGTCGATAAGCATGCCCGTCACCATGGCCGTCAGGAAGGCCGATACGGGACGCAGCAAGGTCATGAGCGGATCAAGGAGCGCCCAGCTCACGGCAATGGAGTCCACGCCGGTCTCTGGTGTGGAGATAAGAAAAGAGGCCGTGGCCCCCTTGCCGGCGCCCTGTCGTCGCAGCCCCGCCGCAGCCGGAATGACGCCGCAGCTGCACAGGGGCAGTGGAATTCCGAAAAGCGCAGCCTTGAAGATGTTTCCGGACTGATTTTTGCCAAGATGTTGCGCCACCAGATCGGACGGGACAAAGGCGCGCAACAGCCCGGCCATGAAAAAGCCAAACAGCATCCAGAGCGACGAATCTACCAGGATGTCCCAGCACGCTTGCAGAAATACGTTCATTCCCCGCACCTCTGCCGACAGTGATCAAGAGCCATGTCCATGAGCTTTTCCACGTGTCCGTCGTGGATCGTGTAAAAAATCACCTTGCCCGCCCGCCTGCCGCGCACCAGCCTGGCCGTGCGCAAAAGCCGCAGCTGATGTGACACGGCCGAAATGGTCATCTTGAGCACCGCCGCCAGATCGCATACGCACAGCTCGCCAAGACGCAAGGCGTCCATGATCTTGAGCCGCGTCGGATCGGAAATGACGCCCAGAAGCGCGGCGGCTTCTTCCAAAACGCCATCGTCAGTTCTGCCAAGCAACGCTCGGTTCACGTTTTCTTCATGGATACAGGAGACTTCGCACACATCCTTCATATTCACTCCCTCTTGCCGGCCGCATTGACGTCGCCAGTAAATAACATTTGAACAGTTGCTCAACTATTAATTTAAAACGCACAGGTCAAGAGTTTCGTCGTCCAGATTCCTCTTTCAAGGCGGGAGCCTTTTCCGTAAGGTCTGCCCCGACGATGATCCGGCTTGCGTCCGGAACCTAACTGGCAACATTTTTTCATCCTACACGAGCGCAGATGAACTATTCTGGACCGGATCAGTCCGCTAAGCCCCTCGACACGAAGGCCCTGGTGCATGTCTTTGAGCAGCTTTGGCAACACTCCAGCGATCCTTTCTGGATCTGCATGCCCGTTGGCGAAGACTACGAATTGCTGGTGGCCAACGATGCCGCCCTACGCCTTGACTCAAGACAGATCGCCGGAAATACGGTTCGCGCCATCGTCGGCTACGGTCCCGATGGCGATAAGCTCATTTCCGGCTATCACGAATGCATGGTCTCGGGCGAAGCCGTGACCTTCGAACAGCGCCCTGTCCTGCGCGGCAGCGAGAGGCTGTTTGAAACACTGCTCGTGCCGGTGAAGAACGACGCAGGCGCCATCACCCACATTTGGGGCATGGCGCGGGATCTGACGCGTTTCTTGGTCTCCCAGAACGCCCTTTTGCAACTGAACGAACAACTCGAAGCCAAGATTCTGAGGCGCACCAGTGAGCTGGAGGAGGCCAACAAGAGACTGGCCGAACTGTCGATGACCGACGGACTGACCGGCATCGCCAACCGCCGCAAGTTCGATGCGGCCATCGTCGAGGAATGGAGCCGTGCGGTACGAGCGGGATCGACTCTTTCGCTCATCATGCTCGATATCGATCATTTCAAGAAATACAATGACCTTTACGGACACCAGCAGGGTGACGACTGTCTCAGGCGCGTGGCGGATGTGTTGCGGGCTGGCGCCCGTCGTCTGGGAGATCTTGCGGCCCGCTACGGGGGCGAGGAATTTTGCATGATTCTGCCCGATACCGCCTTGGAAGGGGCATTTGAAATCGCCGAACGATTGCGGCGTGAAGTTGAGGAATTGATGATGCCGCACGTGCAGTCCGATTTTGGCAGGGTCACGGTCAGCCTGGGGGTGGCGGCGAGCACGCCGGGCAAGGACCTGGGGCCAGCCGAACTGCTGCGACTGGCCGACGAATCCCTGTATCTGGCCAAGTCCGAGGGACGAAATTGCGTCCGGGGCATTTCCCCCTGGGTTATTTGAAATTTTTTGTCAGGGGGGGACAGCTTTACGAGCACTCACGCATGATTTAGGGCGTGAAAAATACGGGAGAAAGCGCAATTTTTTCCAAGACGCCCTCCCCCTCTCTGGTCTATCAGCTTACCCATGTCCTGCCCGTCCATCAATTTCATTCATGTTCAGCCCGGTCTTGAAATGAGCCAGGTAGCGCGCAGCAGCCATGTCTTTCCCCGCCATTTCCATGACGACCTCTACGCCATCGGACTCATGCATCAGGGAGCAAGCTACTGCCTCGGCCCATCGCATTCCGAGGCCACCGTGCGGCAGGGACAGGCATGTCTGATCAATCCCGGGCAGGTTCACTCCGGCGTGCCGATTTCGGATGACACCATATCCTACACCATGTTCTACCTGCGTGCGGATCTGGTGCGAAGCATGGCCGATGACATGAGTCGCCGGCCCGAAGCGCCGCCCGAATTCACGACCCTGATCTGCGACCGGCAGGATCTTGTCATGTCCCTGCACGGACTGGCGCAGAATCTGACCGCGAGCAACGGACTGGCCCGGGAATCGGCGCTGGTCAGAACCCTGGGGGACATCCTGGGCGCGCACTGCGGGGTAAAAAGCAAATCCCCGGCGCTTCCCCTGCTCGTCCGGCATGCCAAGGAGATGCTGCGCTCAAATCTGGAGCAAAAAATAACCTTACGGGACATGGCGGCCTTGCTCGGGGTGAGCCAGTATCACCTGCTGCGAACCTTCAAGCGCCAGACCGGGATTCCTCCCCATGTCTTCCGCACCCAGCAGCGCGTGGAACGGGCCAGGTCCCTGATCCGGCAAGGCATGGTCCTGTCCGAAGTGGCCCAGGCCACGGGCTTTGCCGATCAATCCCATTTCAGCAACACGTTCAAGCTCTACACCGGAGCCACGCCGGGGCAGTACGCGCTTATGCCCTGAAGCACTTCGGCCCGCGCATCTTCACATACTCAGGAGCCTGCATGAAATCCGAATCCCTTTCCCTCACCACCGCAAGCCCCATCGCCCTGCTGCCTCGTCTG from Deltaproteobacteria bacterium HGW-Deltaproteobacteria-18 carries:
- a CDS encoding DNA mismatch repair protein MutS; protein product: MNTVKVTPMMEQYLRVKGEYPGTLVFFRMGDFFELFFEDAEIAARELQITLTSRNPGAENPVPMCGMPHHAIDEYLRQLLDKGYKVALCDQVEDPKQAKGLVKREVTRVLTPGTVVEDMNLDAKGHNFLGALYWDADLGGGLAWVDFSTGVWSGIQTRNEAMLWQWLVKMNPRELLLTETQALPKGLEQWQAKLSRYPQKSYFDERGARDKILRAQAVPNLQTLDLDDKPALVRCCGALLTYLELTQKRDLSHLSPFIPLDLSSTLLLDEVTERNLELFRTMDGRKGRGTLWQVLDQTQTPMGGRLLETRMHQPFKDLGSILPVQELVAYLHDDDIVRDDLRRALDRVYDLERLCTRIVVNRSTPKDFAALKTSLGVLPRLHQALLALESPPPRLAALLRDWENLDDVHGLLTRALADSLPPVITEGGLFRPGFDAELDELMDLTDHGEAALASMLERERTACDIPKLKLGYTKVFGYYFELSRAVVAEPPAHFIRRQTLVNAERYITEELKLLEEKLLSASDRRKTREYQLFLALREEVAGHRARFMQMAGILAELDFAQGLAHAARKWEWSRPELHDGLEIAIKGGRHPVVEAVQGRSGYIPNDLTLDDAGRVLLITGPNMAGKSTVLRQVALICILAQMGGFVPASRARLGLCDRIFSRVGASDNLAMGQSTFMVEMTETARILRQAGKRSLVILDEIGRGTSTFDGLSLAWAVAEELARRQGGIRTLFATHYHELTVLEERLPGVRNYNIAIKEWKGDIVFLRRMVPGPADRSYGIEVARLAGVPASVVTRAKEILAVLERHAPGGAKRNDFISRQVSLPGLTKTPVSQKQPEEHEVLQALKKLNVNELSPLDALTLLHQWKAMAGLS
- the lysA gene encoding diaminopimelate decarboxylase — encoded protein: MHYFQYKNGQLHAEDIAVADLVHEYGTPLYIYSATTLKRHYKAFDSAFEGIDHLTCYSVKANSNLSFLKILAQEGAGTDIVSGGELFRALRAGVDPKKIVYSGVGKKTVEIQEALFADILMFNVESVQELERINEVAGGLGKVARISLRINPDVDPKTHPYVSTGLKENKFGLSRPDALKAYALAKSLPNVEPVGMDCHIGSQLTQLSPFMEALDKLKEFHGQLLEMDIRIKYMDLGGGLGITYNEEVPPHPEELGKALVESLKELDVTLILEPGRVIAGNTGILVTEVQYTKTNEDKTFVIVDAAMNDLVRPSLYGSYHRIASVREGNGEEMTADVVGPICESGDFLAKNRTFPKVAQGDLLAAFSAGAYGFVMSSQYNSRARAAEIMVEGDKHVVVRKREVYNDLVALEEDGLACIGRLKK
- a CDS encoding transcriptional regulator; this translates as MKDVCEVSCIHEENVNRALLGRTDDGVLEEAAALLGVISDPTRLKIMDALRLGELCVCDLAAVLKMTISAVSHQLRLLRTARLVRGRRAGKVIFYTIHDGHVEKLMDMALDHCRQRCGE
- a CDS encoding AraC family transcriptional regulator; protein product: MSCPSINFIHVQPGLEMSQVARSSHVFPRHFHDDLYAIGLMHQGASYCLGPSHSEATVRQGQACLINPGQVHSGVPISDDTISYTMFYLRADLVRSMADDMSRRPEAPPEFTTLICDRQDLVMSLHGLAQNLTASNGLARESALVRTLGDILGAHCGVKSKSPALPLLVRHAKEMLRSNLEQKITLRDMAALLGVSQYHLLRTFKRQTGIPPHVFRTQQRVERARSLIRQGMVLSEVAQATGFADQSHFSNTFKLYTGATPGQYALMP